A window of the Chrysiogenia bacterium genome harbors these coding sequences:
- a CDS encoding 50S ribosomal protein L28, with protein sequence MAKRCEVCGKGPQFGNNVSHANNKTRKKWSANIQRVRVVVPGGTTHKTVCTACIRGNKVTKAPRVKSYSRSEQPATS encoded by the coding sequence ATGGCCAAGCGCTGTGAAGTTTGCGGCAAGGGACCCCAGTTCGGGAACAATGTTTCCCACGCCAACAACAAGACCCGCAAGAAGTGGAGTGCCAACATCCAGCGCGTGCGCGTGGTTGTTCCCGGCGGCACCACGCACAAGACCGTGTGCACCGCGTGCATTCGCGGCAACAAGGTCACCAAGGCCCCGCGTGTGAAGAGCTATTCGCGCAGCGAGCAGCCCGCGACCAGCTAG